One Glycine max cultivar Williams 82 chromosome 3, Glycine_max_v4.0, whole genome shotgun sequence DNA window includes the following coding sequences:
- the LOC100797226 gene encoding ACT domain-containing protein ACR10: protein MGILHDDVVIIREPEKEGEATVITVNCPDKTGLGCDLCRIILFFGLSIVRGDVSTDGKWCYIVFWVVGKQRMRWSLLKKRLIEACPTCSSASGISYYRSELQPPKPPNVFLLTFCCHDRKGLLHDVTEVLSELELIIHKVKVSTTPDGKVVDLFFITDTRELLHTKKRRDDTIEQLAAILGDPLIAIDIELVGPETAACSQASSFLPSAISEDMFDLELPDSIRSGTSTSDSVSITMDNSLSPAHTLVQIICQDHKGLLYDIMRTLKDYNIQISYGRFSPKPRGKCELDLFIVQADGKKIVDPSKQKSLTSRLRMELLRPLRITVVSRGPDTELLVANPVELSGKGRPLVFYDITLALKMLGPCIFSAEVGRHVVGDREWEVYRILLDEGEGLSIPRNKIEKGVWKMLMGWE from the exons ATGGGGATACTGCACGACGACGTAGTGATAATCAGAGAGCCAGAGAAAGAAGGTGAAGCAACCGTCATAACCGTCAATTGCCCCGACAAGACCGGTCTGGGTTGTGATTTGTGTCGCATCATTCTCTTCTTCGGTCTTAGCATTGTCCGAGGAG ACGTTTCCACCGACGGAAAATGGTGCTACATAGTATTCTGGGTGGTGGGGAAGCAAAGGATGAGGTGGAGTTTGTTGAAGAAGAGGCTAATTGAGGCGTGCCCTACTTGTTCTTCAGCTTCTGGAATTTCCTATTACCGTTCAGAATTGCAGCCTCCTAAACCACCAAATGTATTCCTTTTGACATTTTGTTGCCACGACCGTAAAGGCCTTTTACACG ATGTTACAGAGGTTCTTAGTGAGCTAGAGCTCATCATACACAAAGTGAAGGTGTCTACTACACCTGATGGCAAAGTGGTAGATCTGTTTTTCATCACGGATACAAG GGAACTTCTACATacaaagaagagaagagatGACACAATCGAACAGTTGGCAGCTATTTTGGGGGATCCCTTAATTGCCATTGACATTGAGTTGGTTGGCCCAGAAACCGCTGCTTGTTCTCAAGCATCTTCATTCCTTCCAAGTGCAATTTCAGAAGATATGTTTGATTTGGAATTACCTGATTCAATACGAAGTGGGACTTCCACATCAGATTCGGTTTCTATTACGATGGACAATTCGCTGAGTCCTGCTCACACGCTTGTCCAAATTATATGTCAAGATCACAAAGGTCTTCTTTATGACATCATGAGAACTCTGAAGGACTACAATATTCAG ATTTCTTATGGGAGATTCTCACCAAAACCCAGAGGAAAATGTGAGCTTGACTTGTTCATAGTGCAAGCAGATGGGAAAAAGATAGTTGACCCCAGCAAGCAGAAGTCTTTGACATCACGCCTTAGGATGGAACTACTTCGTCCGCTCAGAATAACTGTTGTAAGCAGGGGTCCTGATACAGAGCTGCTGGTTGCAAACCCTGTGGAGTTGTCGGGCAAAGGACGACCTCttgttttttatgatattaCTCTTGCTCtcaaaatgcttggcccttgcATATTTTCG GCTGAAGTTGGAAGACATGTGGTTGGAGACCGCGAGTGGGAAGTTTATAGAATCTTGCTTGATGAAGGGGAGGGTTTATCCATTCCAAGGAATAAGATTGAGAAAGGAGTTTGGAAGATGTTGATGGGTTGGGAGTGA